In one Neobacillus sp. CF12 genomic region, the following are encoded:
- a CDS encoding AraC family transcriptional regulator → MLQEFNHLMDYIEKHLTEEISGKEISKIVGLSDYHFKRMFSYMAGMSLNEYIKNRRLSEANVELINGAKVTGIAYKYGYQSVEGFSRAFREWCGFLPSEVTKNKIQKSFPKFSFYIDIKGGTSMEFKIEEKEKFNIIGVSKRVPVQFEGINNAIIELAQSITEQQRNEMHQLADLYPHQVLNVSYDFDDGYLEEKGYLTHTIGFATTKENPFADLEQLSIEKSLWAIFPNQGPFPATLQETTAKIYSEWLPSSGYEIADLPGISFTKHDGTYENVYSEIWMPIKEKSKL, encoded by the coding sequence ATGTTACAAGAGTTTAACCATTTAATGGATTACATCGAAAAACATTTGACGGAAGAAATCTCGGGAAAAGAGATTTCAAAAATTGTTGGGCTATCTGATTATCATTTCAAAAGAATGTTTTCGTATATGGCTGGAATGTCATTGAATGAGTATATCAAAAACAGGAGATTATCCGAAGCTAATGTTGAATTAATAAACGGTGCGAAGGTGACAGGAATTGCCTATAAATATGGCTATCAATCAGTAGAAGGATTTTCAAGAGCATTTCGTGAATGGTGCGGCTTCTTACCTTCTGAAGTAACGAAAAATAAAATTCAAAAATCATTTCCTAAATTTTCATTCTATATAGATATTAAGGGAGGAACTTCCATGGAATTCAAAATTGAAGAGAAAGAGAAATTTAATATCATAGGTGTATCAAAAAGGGTGCCGGTACAATTCGAGGGTATCAATAATGCCATTATAGAACTAGCCCAGTCCATTACCGAGCAACAAAGAAATGAGATGCATCAATTAGCTGACTTATATCCTCATCAAGTCTTGAATGTATCCTATGATTTTGATGATGGTTACTTAGAAGAAAAAGGTTACTTAACTCATACGATTGGTTTTGCAACGACAAAAGAAAATCCATTTGCTGATTTAGAACAACTTTCTATTGAAAAAAGTTTATGGGCAATTTTCCCTAATCAAGGACCATTCCCTGCCACCCTTCAAGAAACGACTGCAAAAATTTATTCGGAATGGCTGCCATCTTCAGGCTATGAAATAGCGGACCTACCTGGAATTTCTTTTACAAAGCATGATGGTACTTATGAAAATGTATATAGCGAAATTTGGATGCCAATAAAGGAAAAAAGTAAACTTTAG
- a CDS encoding 2-keto-3-deoxygluconate permease encodes MKIKATLDRIPGGMMIVPLIIGAIINTLFPNTAETFGSFTGAMMTGALPILAVFYVCMGSTIDFKATPYIIKKGGALLGTKIATAALVGFIAAQFLGNGMIDSGFFAGLSVLAIVAAMNDTNGGLYMALMGQFGKKEDVGAYSIMSLESGPFFTMISLGVAGLAAFPWQTLLGAVIPLIVGMILGNLDKDMRSYLSKAVPVLVPFFAFALGAGLDLQNVWKAGVLGVLLGLGVVAVTGLTLFFADRLVGKGNGIAGLSAASTAGNAVGVPAAVASANAVFEPLVPSATALVASCVIVTAIVAPIVVAWWAKRIGVKANTAAES; translated from the coding sequence ATGAAAATTAAAGCAACATTAGATCGTATACCGGGGGGAATGATGATTGTTCCATTAATTATTGGAGCGATTATTAATACACTTTTCCCAAATACAGCAGAAACTTTTGGATCATTTACTGGAGCAATGATGACGGGCGCACTTCCAATACTCGCGGTATTTTATGTGTGCATGGGATCAACAATTGATTTCAAAGCTACTCCTTATATTATTAAAAAAGGTGGAGCATTATTAGGAACAAAAATAGCAACTGCTGCACTAGTAGGTTTTATTGCAGCTCAATTTCTTGGTAACGGCATGATTGATAGCGGCTTTTTTGCAGGGCTATCTGTACTTGCGATTGTAGCAGCGATGAATGACACAAATGGTGGGTTATATATGGCCTTAATGGGCCAGTTTGGTAAAAAAGAAGATGTTGGAGCGTATTCCATCATGAGTTTAGAGTCTGGTCCTTTTTTTACAATGATTTCACTTGGGGTAGCAGGTCTTGCAGCATTTCCATGGCAAACATTGCTTGGGGCAGTGATTCCATTAATTGTTGGGATGATACTTGGTAACCTTGATAAAGATATGAGATCGTATTTAAGTAAAGCAGTCCCTGTATTGGTTCCATTTTTTGCTTTCGCACTTGGTGCAGGACTCGATTTACAAAATGTTTGGAAAGCCGGTGTCTTAGGGGTACTGCTTGGATTGGGAGTCGTTGCTGTTACAGGTTTAACATTGTTCTTCGCTGACCGTTTAGTCGGAAAGGGAAACGGAATTGCAGGTCTATCAGCGGCATCAACTGCGGGTAATGCAGTAGGCGTTCCAGCTGCAGTAGCTTCTGCAAATGCTGTTTTTGAACCTTTAGTCCCATCAGCAACAGCTCTTGTCGCTTCATGTGTTATTGTAACAGCTATTGTAGCTCCTATTGTAGTCGCATGGTGGGCAAAACGAATTGGTGTTAAAGCCAATACTGCGGCGGAATCTTAA
- a CDS encoding sigma-70 family RNA polymerase sigma factor: MKKKDVNELFVTCMNDHKEDFYRLAFSYVKNQEDALDIVQESIKKALISIKAIQKSGSIKSWFYKIVVRTSIDFLRKQKKITLVDDQTIDFLSHGKEDAYNDIDLYNALDELPIQYKTVIILRFFEDLKLEEIAEIIDENINTVKTRLYRGLKLLRIIITEEELI, encoded by the coding sequence ATGAAGAAAAAAGATGTGAATGAACTATTCGTCACCTGTATGAATGATCACAAAGAGGATTTTTATCGTTTGGCGTTCAGTTATGTAAAAAATCAAGAGGATGCATTGGATATTGTCCAGGAATCAATAAAAAAAGCACTTATCTCTATCAAAGCGATTCAAAAATCTGGATCGATCAAAAGTTGGTTTTATAAAATTGTCGTTCGTACGTCGATCGATTTTTTAAGAAAGCAAAAGAAAATCACCCTTGTAGATGATCAAACGATTGACTTTTTAAGTCATGGAAAAGAAGATGCATACAATGACATTGATCTTTACAATGCTTTGGATGAATTACCCATTCAGTACAAAACCGTAATTATTCTGCGTTTTTTTGAAGATTTAAAATTGGAGGAAATCGCGGAAATTATAGATGAAAATATTAATACAGTGAAAACACGGCTTTACAGGGGATTAAAATTATTACGCATCATCATCACTGAGGAGGAGTTAATATAA
- a CDS encoding RsiV family protein, whose protein sequence is MDKKLEALRIEYKNTPIPDDLDFIVKKALQEKKKRNVNKMKRLIGIGVAALIFITGINASPKLANALSEVPIVGSLIKVLTFTEFKVEEGTAKMEIKVPAITNMENKTLESTLNKKYLAESKKLYNDFMAEIEEVKKNGGGHLGVESGYDVKTDNDQILAVGRYVVSTVNSYSEYTYDTVDKKNELLITLPSLFKDDSYLNLINENIKEQMRRQMDRDPDKFYWLDDKMGFKTIAKDQSFYINDKGKLVIVFNKYEVAPGYMGVCEFTIPTDVIANALASKEYIK, encoded by the coding sequence ATGGATAAGAAATTGGAAGCTTTAAGAATAGAATATAAGAATACTCCTATCCCCGATGATTTGGATTTCATCGTGAAAAAAGCCCTCCAGGAAAAAAAGAAAAGAAATGTGAACAAGATGAAGCGTCTTATTGGGATCGGAGTAGCGGCACTGATATTCATCACAGGAATAAATGCGAGTCCAAAACTTGCAAATGCCTTATCAGAAGTGCCTATTGTTGGCTCGCTCATCAAGGTGTTGACTTTTACAGAATTTAAAGTAGAAGAGGGAACGGCCAAAATGGAAATAAAAGTACCTGCCATTACGAACATGGAAAATAAAACCTTAGAATCCACCTTGAACAAAAAGTACCTGGCAGAAAGTAAAAAACTGTACAATGATTTCATGGCGGAAATAGAGGAAGTAAAGAAAAATGGCGGAGGTCATTTGGGTGTAGAAAGCGGTTATGATGTCAAAACCGACAATGATCAAATTCTTGCTGTGGGCAGGTATGTTGTAAGCACGGTGAATTCTTACTCAGAATATACGTATGATACGGTCGACAAGAAAAATGAACTTCTGATAACCTTACCGAGTTTATTTAAAGATGATAGCTATTTGAACCTAATAAACGAAAATATAAAGGAACAGATGAGGCGTCAAATGGATAGAGACCCCGACAAGTTTTATTGGTTGGATGATAAAATGGGCTTTAAAACCATTGCCAAAGACCAAAGTTTTTATATTAACGATAAAGGAAAACTTGTTATCGTGTTTAATAAATACGAAGTCGCGCCAGGGTATATGGGCGTTTGTGAATTTACCATTCCGACCGATGTGATTGCCAATGCATTAGCCAGTAAAGAATATATTAAATAG
- a CDS encoding DUF4037 domain-containing protein yields MVFIKGIELSRKFYHEIIEQVISSNFPNLQYTSALIGPGSEILGFDTEMSTDHDWGPRLFLFLQKMDMNLVNDIYQVLHKNIPNQFYGYPVDLEQTVIASIEQFLKQSLAIDIEKDIQLVDWLTFPSQVLAEILGGEVFRDDTGQLTKVRQQLNYYPYDIWLFQMASTWNRIGQEEHLVLRSGYMGDELGSSIIGSRIIRDIMSLCFLMERQYAPYAKWFGTAFKGLNCANELLPILMNVQSASTWREREEALCKAYEFIAIKHNQLGITEKMTEQVTYFYDRPFKVIQGGMFAEIIARRITDSAIRKLSQKRLIGAIDQVTDNTDFRSINQWCTDERSTERNIVRLLYNKILE; encoded by the coding sequence TTGGTATTTATCAAAGGAATAGAATTAAGCAGGAAATTTTATCATGAAATTATAGAACAAGTTATATCAAGCAACTTTCCTAACTTGCAGTACACATCAGCATTGATTGGTCCCGGAAGTGAGATACTTGGTTTTGATACCGAAATGTCGACAGATCACGATTGGGGTCCGCGTTTGTTTCTATTTCTTCAGAAAATGGATATGAATCTTGTAAATGATATTTATCAGGTGTTACATAAAAATATACCCAATCAATTCTATGGATACCCTGTAGATTTGGAACAAACAGTGATTGCTTCGATAGAACAGTTTCTTAAACAAAGCCTCGCTATAGATATAGAAAAGGATATTCAATTAGTTGATTGGCTCACATTTCCATCGCAAGTTTTGGCAGAAATTTTGGGTGGTGAGGTTTTCCGGGATGATACTGGACAACTAACCAAAGTCCGCCAACAGTTAAATTACTATCCTTACGACATATGGTTATTTCAAATGGCGTCTACATGGAACAGGATTGGTCAAGAAGAGCATCTGGTACTTCGATCTGGATACATGGGGGATGAACTTGGTTCTTCCATAATAGGGTCAAGAATTATCAGGGATATCATGAGTCTATGTTTCTTAATGGAACGACAATATGCGCCATATGCTAAATGGTTTGGAACTGCATTTAAGGGATTGAACTGCGCGAATGAATTGTTACCAATATTGATGAATGTCCAATCTGCAAGTACATGGAGAGAGCGTGAAGAAGCATTGTGTAAGGCGTATGAGTTTATAGCAATCAAACATAATCAGTTGGGGATTACAGAAAAAATGACGGAACAGGTTACATATTTTTATGATCGTCCGTTCAAAGTTATACAAGGGGGAATGTTTGCCGAGATAATTGCAAGAAGAATCACAGATTCAGCAATTCGGAAGTTGTCCCAAAAACGACTCATTGGAGCAATTGATCAAGTTACTGATAATACCGATTTTCGGTCTATCAATCAGTGGTGCACGGATGAACGGTCGACAGAAAGGAACATAGTGAGGTTACTGTATAACAAAATACTAGAATAG
- a CDS encoding four-carbon acid sugar kinase family protein codes for MNKIGMIADDLTGANDSGVQLVKKGLRSSVIFDLHPLPADQSDIGTIIIDTDSRDKSKNKAYEAVLKASMFLKENGFSHIYKKVDSTLRGNLGVEIEAVTTVFEPDFCIIAPAFPRIGRTTKNGVHYLNGIPLSETEIAKDPKCPVLESSLCALLESQSSEKVGLVRTGELGLDLEIWRSELNDWQEKGVRWLVFDVETDEHLESIASNISQITKNVVWVGSAGLAEYLPEKLDLIHSVPVQPVKLNNENILVVSGSLSSVTRVQISRLLEMNTMIATEVDPLTVFTEDYQWQKFKQSYINKLVSTYQEGNNAVLFVDSSSENRNKTAEIGKRLGLTSSEVSNRISQGLGEIASEFLKKYIFVSGLVLTGGDTAKDVCRQIGASGLELLKEVEPGIPLGKLAGEYELFAITKAGAFGNDQSLVNAVLNLKGEKE; via the coding sequence ATGAATAAAATCGGAATGATTGCAGATGATTTAACAGGTGCAAATGATAGTGGAGTACAGCTAGTGAAAAAAGGATTACGATCATCTGTTATTTTTGATTTACATCCACTACCTGCTGATCAAAGTGATATTGGGACCATTATCATTGACACAGATAGTCGAGATAAAAGTAAAAACAAAGCATATGAGGCTGTTCTAAAGGCATCTATGTTTTTAAAAGAGAATGGTTTTTCTCATATATATAAAAAGGTTGATTCCACTTTACGGGGAAATCTTGGTGTTGAAATTGAAGCAGTTACTACTGTTTTTGAACCCGACTTCTGCATTATTGCACCAGCCTTCCCTCGGATTGGAAGAACGACAAAGAATGGGGTACATTATTTAAATGGAATTCCTCTTTCTGAAACAGAGATTGCCAAAGATCCAAAGTGTCCTGTTTTAGAATCTTCTCTTTGTGCATTACTTGAATCTCAATCCAGCGAAAAAGTAGGTCTTGTGAGAACAGGAGAGTTGGGTTTAGATTTAGAAATATGGAGATCAGAGCTAAACGATTGGCAGGAAAAAGGAGTTAGATGGTTGGTTTTTGATGTTGAAACAGACGAACATCTTGAGAGTATCGCTTCGAATATTTCACAGATCACGAAGAATGTGGTTTGGGTAGGATCTGCTGGACTTGCAGAATATTTACCTGAAAAACTTGACCTTATCCACTCAGTTCCTGTTCAACCTGTTAAATTAAATAATGAAAATATATTGGTTGTCTCCGGAAGCCTATCAAGTGTGACGAGAGTACAAATATCGAGATTACTAGAGATGAATACAATGATTGCAACTGAAGTAGACCCATTAACTGTTTTCACAGAGGATTATCAGTGGCAGAAATTCAAACAATCCTATATTAATAAACTAGTCTCAACCTATCAAGAAGGAAATAATGCGGTTTTATTTGTGGACTCCTCTTCAGAAAACCGAAATAAAACGGCTGAAATTGGAAAACGACTCGGGCTTACTTCTTCAGAGGTAAGCAATAGAATTTCGCAGGGCTTAGGTGAAATTGCAAGTGAGTTCTTGAAAAAATATATATTCGTTTCAGGTCTTGTGCTAACTGGTGGTGATACGGCAAAGGATGTTTGCCGTCAAATTGGTGCAAGTGGCTTAGAACTTTTAAAAGAAGTTGAGCCGGGTATACCACTTGGAAAGTTAGCAGGAGAATACGAATTATTTGCCATTACAAAAGCAGGTGCTTTTGGTAATGACCAATCCTTAGTCAATGCGGTTCTAAATCTGAAAGGAGAAAAAGAATGA
- a CDS encoding acyltransferase family protein, giving the protein MSGKTQNHRYIHGLDGLRALAVLFVIAYHFNFNWARGGFLGVNIFFVLSGYLITSIMLPAQGQRFTINLRDFWIGRMQRLLPAAYVMILVTIVWVTLFNRELLHTLKGDAISSFFYTSNWWFIFHEVSYFDSFGSPSPLKNLWSLAIEEQFYIIWPIVLAIGLYICNKQSKFAIYVFSGAICSAMLMGLLYEPGTDPSRVYYGTDTRSFELLIGSWLALVWPMKRLSSKKLSVKLHNTLNITSIISLVIFIFCVLFVDEYQVFLYSGGMLLICMNSAILIACVCHPASFLGKLLAWKPLRWIGTRSYGIYLWHYPVIVISTPVYEIGNPAYWRVGLQLAITFIIAELSYRIIEMPIRKHGFRSLFLRYFVINRIKWRSFSFGRKILTGLIPLVLLVFITGITGVVKGEEQKDAMASFPANIKINGEASSGSKDTDTNQESTASEKNPSDQDHGEDFKLGTEQNKEKPHKEKIDTNEIPLNKPYTGILAIGDSVMIDIAPSLQELFPDITIDAKIGRQVSQAIKLAPGYEDFNNPDKAVIIQLGTNGYFTNDQMDTLLSAFSQAHIYLVNTRVPRSWEGKVNQALYKKSQEYKNITLVDWHSEAIDHPEYLATDGVHLLPKGIATLTDLINQSIIRTALE; this is encoded by the coding sequence ATGTCAGGCAAGACACAAAATCACCGTTATATCCATGGATTGGATGGACTTAGAGCTTTAGCAGTACTATTTGTTATTGCTTACCATTTTAACTTCAATTGGGCTAGAGGAGGGTTCCTCGGAGTAAATATCTTTTTTGTTTTATCAGGATACTTAATCACTTCGATCATGTTGCCGGCACAAGGACAGCGATTTACAATTAATTTGCGTGATTTTTGGATTGGACGGATGCAGCGTCTACTTCCGGCAGCCTATGTCATGATTTTGGTTACAATCGTTTGGGTGACGTTATTTAACAGAGAACTTCTTCATACATTAAAAGGAGATGCAATCTCTTCTTTTTTTTATACAAGCAATTGGTGGTTTATCTTTCATGAAGTTTCATATTTTGATAGTTTTGGCTCCCCTTCACCATTGAAGAATTTATGGTCATTAGCAATAGAGGAGCAATTTTATATCATTTGGCCGATTGTGTTGGCAATTGGTCTATACATATGTAATAAGCAAAGCAAGTTTGCGATTTATGTCTTTAGCGGTGCAATCTGTTCTGCCATGTTAATGGGTCTGCTTTATGAACCCGGGACAGATCCCAGTCGTGTTTACTATGGGACCGATACCCGTTCATTTGAACTGTTGATTGGCAGCTGGTTGGCTCTTGTTTGGCCAATGAAGAGACTCTCGTCCAAAAAGCTTTCTGTCAAGCTTCACAATACACTGAATATAACAAGTATCATTTCATTGGTCATCTTCATTTTTTGCGTATTGTTTGTAGATGAATATCAGGTGTTTTTGTACAGCGGAGGCATGTTACTGATTTGTATGAATTCTGCGATCCTGATCGCTTGTGTTTGTCATCCAGCAAGCTTTTTAGGGAAATTACTCGCCTGGAAACCTCTACGCTGGATAGGTACAAGATCTTACGGAATCTACCTTTGGCATTACCCAGTGATCGTGATAAGCACTCCCGTTTATGAAATAGGAAATCCTGCATACTGGCGTGTCGGTTTGCAACTAGCCATTACATTCATCATTGCGGAACTGTCTTATCGTATTATTGAAATGCCGATTCGAAAACATGGATTCCGATCATTATTTCTTAGGTACTTTGTCATCAATAGGATAAAGTGGAGAAGCTTTTCTTTTGGCAGAAAAATATTAACGGGGCTCATCCCTTTAGTCCTTCTGGTGTTTATTACCGGGATCACGGGTGTGGTAAAAGGTGAAGAACAAAAGGATGCAATGGCGTCATTTCCAGCTAATATAAAAATAAATGGTGAAGCGTCTTCCGGCAGTAAAGATACCGATACGAATCAGGAAAGCACTGCATCCGAGAAAAATCCTTCCGATCAAGATCATGGCGAAGATTTTAAACTAGGAACCGAACAGAACAAAGAAAAACCCCATAAGGAGAAAATTGATACAAATGAAATACCTCTAAATAAACCGTATACAGGAATACTGGCCATTGGAGATTCTGTTATGATAGATATTGCTCCAAGCTTGCAAGAATTATTTCCTGACATAACGATTGATGCAAAAATTGGAAGACAAGTTTCACAAGCTATCAAATTAGCCCCTGGTTATGAAGATTTTAATAATCCGGATAAAGCAGTCATCATTCAACTGGGGACAAATGGTTATTTTACTAATGATCAAATGGACACATTACTCAGCGCTTTCTCGCAGGCTCATATTTATTTAGTCAATACACGTGTACCGCGCTCATGGGAAGGCAAAGTGAATCAAGCATTATATAAAAAATCTCAAGAGTATAAGAATATTACATTGGTTGATTGGCATTCCGAAGCTATTGACCATCCAGAATATTTGGCAACAGACGGTGTCCATTTGTTGCCAAAAGGAATTGCAACCTTAACAGACCTCATCAACCAATCCATCATTCGTACAGCTTTAGAATAA
- a CDS encoding sigma-54-dependent transcriptional regulator → MMKIKVKGIAPYQGLRDLLLKVAGEDSRFSIDVEIADLEKALPLVLKAEEQNYDVIVSRGGTASFIRKHVSIPVVDIPVSGYDILRVLTLIKDSNSRLAIIGFPNICQGAVTVSSLLDFEIPIYSIDHESEVRDTLKKAVKEGAQIVLGDVVTVNTAQEMGHHGILITSGIESIQEMFAEVKRIHDIYVRGNEKAQFFQYIVNNFPIGTLVFDKKGSIQYMNDSIKQWIGNLEVLPSDLDFLLKVNGIQKDSIHFEHVLINNISYHLKSVPNGENVLIYLEPNKSPYMSEFDMVQMPEQISSFAQIMGSSDKITKTIKRAKAYAKTNKLVWISGEVGTGKSSFAEAIHSASSRNIGRFFRVACQSISEGKLATELFGTETKLGLLRIPSNDTLYLEAIDKLSVWFQERLANELRKGSNLRIISSSSVPFKTLLNDTTFHQELLHLIGEYQLVIPPLRERTEDIEEIARVLIAKHNSIYGKQVVGIREEVLSQLVEYQWPGNLKELENIIGELLALAKGHYIGKEEWNLVWERYSFTKEISTSSPIIDLKRTWDQIEKQIIEEVLKEEGMNQSRAAKRLGISRATLWRKMQ, encoded by the coding sequence ATGATGAAAATTAAAGTAAAAGGGATTGCTCCTTACCAAGGACTCCGTGATCTTTTATTAAAAGTAGCGGGTGAGGATAGCAGATTTAGTATAGATGTGGAAATTGCAGACTTGGAGAAAGCATTGCCACTGGTTTTGAAAGCAGAAGAACAAAACTATGATGTGATTGTAAGCCGTGGAGGAACAGCTTCCTTTATTCGTAAACATGTCTCTATTCCTGTTGTGGACATACCTGTTTCTGGTTATGACATTTTGCGAGTTTTAACATTAATAAAAGACTCGAATAGCCGACTAGCGATCATTGGATTTCCTAATATATGCCAAGGTGCTGTGACAGTTTCAAGTTTGTTGGATTTTGAAATCCCGATATATTCTATTGACCATGAATCAGAAGTTAGGGATACACTCAAAAAGGCTGTAAAAGAAGGGGCTCAAATTGTACTTGGAGATGTGGTAACAGTCAATACTGCCCAAGAAATGGGGCATCATGGCATATTAATTACTTCGGGCATAGAATCAATTCAAGAAATGTTTGCTGAGGTCAAGCGTATTCACGATATTTATGTTAGGGGGAATGAAAAGGCGCAATTCTTCCAATATATCGTAAATAACTTTCCAATAGGGACACTTGTTTTCGATAAGAAAGGTTCTATTCAATACATGAACGATTCTATAAAGCAATGGATAGGGAATCTAGAAGTATTGCCCTCCGATTTAGATTTTTTACTTAAAGTAAATGGTATACAAAAAGATAGTATCCATTTTGAACATGTCCTTATAAATAATATATCTTATCATTTAAAGTCAGTTCCAAATGGTGAGAATGTTTTAATCTATCTGGAACCTAATAAAAGTCCGTATATGTCAGAGTTTGATATGGTTCAAATGCCGGAACAGATTTCTTCCTTCGCTCAAATTATGGGATCAAGTGATAAAATTACAAAAACAATTAAACGAGCAAAAGCATATGCCAAGACAAATAAACTGGTGTGGATATCAGGTGAAGTTGGAACAGGGAAGTCTAGCTTTGCAGAAGCCATTCATTCCGCTAGTTCACGAAATATAGGGAGGTTTTTCCGTGTTGCTTGTCAATCGATAAGTGAGGGAAAATTAGCGACGGAATTATTTGGAACTGAAACCAAGCTTGGGTTGCTCCGAATCCCATCAAACGATACCTTATATCTTGAGGCAATTGACAAACTATCTGTTTGGTTTCAGGAACGCTTAGCAAATGAACTTCGCAAGGGTAGCAATTTAAGAATCATTAGTTCATCAAGTGTACCATTTAAAACCCTGTTAAATGACACAACTTTTCATCAAGAACTTCTACATTTAATTGGAGAATATCAACTTGTTATCCCCCCTCTTCGCGAAAGAACAGAGGATATAGAAGAAATCGCAAGGGTATTAATAGCCAAACACAATTCTATATATGGCAAGCAGGTTGTTGGGATAAGAGAAGAAGTTCTATCTCAATTGGTGGAATATCAATGGCCGGGAAATTTAAAAGAACTTGAAAATATTATTGGTGAACTATTGGCTCTTGCAAAAGGGCATTATATTGGTAAAGAGGAATGGAATCTAGTATGGGAGAGATACAGTTTCACGAAAGAGATAAGTACTTCATCTCCAATAATTGATTTGAAAAGAACATGGGACCAAATTGAAAAGCAAATAATAGAGGAAGTATTGAAGGAAGAAGGTATGAATCAATCGAGAGCAGCTAAGAGATTAGGAATTAGTAGAGCAACATTATGGAGGAAAATGCAATAA
- the rlmH gene encoding 23S rRNA (pseudouridine(1915)-N(3))-methyltransferase RlmH encodes MNISIVSVGKLKEKYLKMGIDEYLKRLNSYAKVEVIEVADEKAPEELSESEMIQVKQKEGERILAKVGHDTYVIALAINGKMQSSEDLANTLDKLATYGKSKIAFIIGGSLGLSDEVLKRSNEQLSFSKMTFPHQLMKLILVEQIYRAYRINRGEPYHK; translated from the coding sequence GTGAATATCTCTATTGTCAGTGTTGGCAAATTAAAAGAAAAATATTTAAAAATGGGAATTGATGAATACTTAAAGCGATTGAATTCATATGCAAAAGTGGAAGTCATTGAGGTGGCAGATGAAAAGGCACCTGAAGAATTGAGCGAGTCTGAAATGATCCAGGTAAAGCAAAAAGAGGGTGAAAGAATATTGGCCAAAGTTGGCCACGATACATATGTAATTGCACTAGCGATTAACGGAAAAATGCAATCCTCTGAAGATCTTGCTAATACGTTAGATAAATTAGCTACTTATGGGAAAAGCAAGATTGCTTTTATTATTGGTGGATCATTAGGCTTGAGTGATGAAGTACTAAAACGCTCTAATGAACAACTTTCCTTTTCAAAAATGACCTTCCCCCATCAACTAATGAAACTAATCCTGGTTGAGCAAATTTATCGAGCCTATCGAATCAATCGTGGTGAACCTTATCATAAATAG